Proteins encoded by one window of Collimonas fungivorans:
- a CDS encoding MFS transporter: MSAQCPTPIANAARTAPSGLLPLLTLAIGFVMAMLDVTAVNVALSDISHNLSVPLSGLVWVVDGYTLTFAALLLVGGALADRYGAKAIYLSGLVVFMLGSLLCGAAPDGNTLIAARMLQGVGSALFMPSSLSLLTHAYEDDRVRARMLGTWSAIVAVAAAMGPLVGGVLVHSFGWRSVFLINVPVGLLGLVLAQTVIPAAPRHWRPLPAASHALGITGLASLCFTLIEGPVYGWTSAPILATAALVVITLALLVRRERRGAEPLLPRALFTTPRFAAANAIGFLINFGAFGQLFLLSLFLQQARGADALHTGLQLLPVMAVFSVGNLLSGRITARWGARLPMLGGLLLAALLALLLTTMRPHTSYLLFATAVAIANWGVGIAVPAMTTTVMQVAGRSHANSAAAALNANRQVGALVGVAIIGSILHAAPAWDLRIPLAFGAIAMAYGGAALLVWRFIKSPGTD, from the coding sequence ATGTCAGCCCAATGTCCCACCCCCATCGCCAACGCCGCCCGCACGGCGCCCAGCGGTTTGCTGCCGCTGCTGACGCTGGCCATCGGCTTTGTGATGGCGATGCTGGACGTCACCGCCGTCAACGTCGCCTTGTCCGATATCTCGCACAATCTGTCGGTGCCGCTGAGCGGCCTGGTGTGGGTAGTGGACGGCTACACGCTGACCTTTGCCGCCTTGCTGCTGGTGGGTGGCGCGCTGGCCGACCGTTACGGCGCCAAGGCTATCTACCTGAGCGGGCTGGTGGTGTTCATGCTCGGCTCGCTGCTGTGCGGCGCCGCGCCCGATGGCAATACCCTGATCGCCGCACGCATGCTGCAAGGTGTCGGCTCGGCTCTGTTCATGCCTAGCTCGCTCAGCTTGCTGACCCATGCTTACGAAGACGACCGCGTCCGCGCCCGCATGCTGGGCACCTGGTCGGCGATCGTGGCAGTGGCGGCGGCCATGGGTCCGCTGGTCGGCGGCGTGCTGGTCCACAGTTTCGGCTGGCGCAGCGTATTCCTGATCAATGTCCCGGTCGGCCTGCTGGGCCTGGTGCTGGCGCAGACCGTGATTCCGGCGGCGCCCAGGCACTGGCGGCCGCTGCCCGCCGCCAGCCATGCGCTTGGCATCACGGGACTGGCCAGCCTGTGTTTTACCCTGATCGAGGGGCCGGTATACGGCTGGACTTCCGCGCCTATCCTGGCGACCGCGGCGCTGGTGGTGATTACCCTGGCGCTGCTGGTGCGGCGCGAGCGGCGTGGTGCGGAACCGCTGCTGCCGCGCGCATTGTTCACCACGCCACGCTTTGCCGCCGCCAATGCGATCGGCTTCCTGATCAATTTCGGCGCCTTCGGCCAGTTGTTCCTGCTCAGCCTGTTCTTGCAGCAGGCGCGCGGCGCCGACGCCTTGCACACCGGCCTGCAGCTGCTGCCGGTGATGGCGGTATTTTCCGTCGGGAACCTGCTGTCGGGCCGCATCACGGCGCGCTGGGGCGCTCGTCTACCCATGCTGGGCGGCTTGCTGCTGGCAGCTTTGCTGGCCTTGCTGCTGACAACCATGCGGCCGCATACTTCCTATCTGCTGTTCGCAACGGCAGTCGCCATCGCCAATTGGGGAGTCGGCATTGCGGTGCCGGCCATGACCACTACCGTCATGCAGGTCGCCGGACGCAGCCATGCGAACAGCGCCGCCGCAGCCTTGAACGCCAACCGCCAGGTCGGCGCCCTGGTCGGGGTCGCCATTATCGGCAGTATCCTGCACGCTGCGCCAGCCTGGGATTTGCGCATCCCCTTGGCTTTCGGCGCGATCGCCATGGCCTACGGCGGCGCGGCGCTGCTGGTCTGGCGTTTCATCAAGAGCCCTGGCACAGACTGA
- a CDS encoding LysR family transcriptional regulator encodes MDWDSARIFLGIYRAGTLRGAAALLQVDQATAGRRLNGMEQALGARLFLRTPTGYVPTPAGELAFAAAERMEHAADQLQRQMQGIDDRLCGVVRLAATDTMGKHFLMVAMQRLHAVHPDIRVVLSTSTQVSNLTRREADLAVRTIRPSSPDLISRHLTRREVGLYAAKNYLKLRGEPQPDTALAGHDLVIYQRSISPSQGVALCGEAVGNARVAMEVNSGLMMIEAVRAGLGIGELPTHMADSDPLLARIWPQRAEAYDVWLVLHGDLNRTARVRAVADAIVEVCSEM; translated from the coding sequence ATGGACTGGGACAGCGCCCGGATTTTCCTCGGCATATACCGCGCCGGCACGCTGCGCGGCGCCGCTGCATTGCTGCAGGTGGATCAGGCCACTGCCGGCCGCCGCCTGAACGGCATGGAGCAGGCGCTGGGCGCGCGTTTGTTCTTGCGCACTCCCACCGGCTACGTACCGACGCCTGCGGGTGAGCTGGCGTTTGCCGCGGCGGAACGGATGGAGCATGCGGCCGACCAGCTGCAACGGCAGATGCAGGGCATCGACGATCGTTTGTGCGGCGTGGTGCGGCTGGCCGCGACCGACACCATGGGCAAGCATTTCCTGATGGTGGCCATGCAGCGCCTGCATGCGGTGCATCCGGATATCCGGGTAGTGCTGAGCACTTCCACCCAGGTCTCGAACCTGACCCGGCGCGAAGCGGACCTGGCGGTGCGCACCATACGTCCCAGTAGCCCGGACCTGATTTCGCGCCACCTGACGCGTCGCGAAGTCGGCCTGTATGCGGCAAAAAACTACCTGAAACTGCGCGGCGAGCCGCAACCCGATACGGCACTGGCCGGCCATGACCTTGTAATCTACCAGCGCAGCATTTCACCCTCCCAAGGCGTGGCCTTGTGCGGCGAAGCCGTCGGCAATGCCCGGGTGGCGATGGAAGTCAACTCCGGGCTGATGATGATCGAAGCGGTGCGCGCCGGTCTCGGCATCGGCGAGCTGCCGACCCACATGGCTGACAGCGATCCGCTGCTGGCGCGGATCTGGCCGCAGCGCGCCGAAGCCTACGATGTCTGGCTGGTGCTGCACGGCGACTTGAACCGCACGGCGCGGGTGCGTGCGGTGGCGGATGCGATTGTCGAAGTGTGCAGCGAAATGTGA
- a CDS encoding lipocalin-like domain-containing protein translates to MFFRCCRFWLLSALLLAAPPQFAAPPRFAQVTPERPLTLPQDSGAHPDFRTEWWYATGWLATPDGKPIGFQVTFFRSATEHDRANPSAFAPDQLIIAHAALSDPSLGKLLHAQKSARAGFGLAYAKEGNTDVALDDWRLLRNADGSYQASVAADGFTLQLKLKPSQPPMLQGQHGYSRKGPQAAQASYYYSEPQLQVSGKLVRAGRAQDVSGSAWLDHEWSTSVLDADAVGWDWLGANLDDGSALMAFQIRSRDGSKLWAHAALRDAGGKVTQFAPEQVSFQPQRSWRSPRTDASYPVQQLLHAGAVEWSLAPLQDDQELDSRLSTGSVYWEGAVTVNRNGQRVGRGYLELTGYLNALKF, encoded by the coding sequence ATGTTTTTCCGCTGCTGCCGGTTTTGGCTGCTGAGCGCCTTGCTGCTGGCGGCGCCGCCGCAATTTGCCGCACCGCCGCGCTTCGCGCAGGTAACGCCGGAGCGGCCGCTGACATTGCCGCAAGACAGCGGCGCCCATCCAGATTTCCGTACCGAATGGTGGTACGCCACCGGCTGGCTGGCGACGCCCGACGGCAAGCCTATCGGTTTCCAGGTCACCTTCTTCCGTTCCGCCACCGAACACGACCGCGCCAATCCGAGCGCCTTCGCGCCCGACCAGCTGATCATCGCCCATGCCGCGCTGTCCGATCCCAGCCTGGGCAAACTCCTGCATGCGCAAAAAAGCGCGCGCGCCGGCTTCGGGCTGGCCTACGCCAAGGAGGGCAATACCGATGTCGCGCTGGACGACTGGCGTTTGCTGCGCAATGCCGACGGCAGCTACCAGGCCAGCGTCGCCGCCGACGGATTCACCTTGCAGTTGAAACTCAAACCGAGCCAGCCGCCCATGTTGCAAGGCCAGCATGGCTATTCGCGCAAGGGGCCGCAAGCGGCGCAAGCCAGCTATTACTATAGCGAACCGCAGCTGCAGGTCAGCGGCAAGCTGGTGCGCGCCGGCCGCGCGCAAGATGTCAGCGGCAGCGCCTGGCTCGATCACGAATGGTCGACCAGCGTGCTGGACGCCGACGCCGTCGGCTGGGACTGGCTGGGCGCCAACCTGGACGACGGTTCAGCCTTGATGGCGTTCCAGATCCGCAGCCGCGACGGCAGCAAGCTGTGGGCGCACGCTGCCTTGCGCGACGCCGGCGGCAAAGTCACCCAGTTCGCGCCCGAGCAGGTCAGCTTCCAGCCGCAGCGCAGCTGGCGTTCGCCGCGTACCGACGCCAGTTATCCGGTGCAGCAGCTGCTGCATGCCGGCGCTGTCGAATGGTCGCTGGCGCCGTTGCAGGACGACCAGGAACTCGACTCGCGGCTGTCGACCGGATCGGTGTATTGGGAAGGCGCAGTGACCGTCAATCGCAACGGCCAGCGCGTCGGGCGCGGCTACCTGGAGCTGACTGGCTATCTCAACGCATTGAAATTCTAG
- a CDS encoding ABC transporter permease, whose amino-acid sequence MTSPAATGNPLQRSPALARWLLLGEWRAHPVRALVAIAAIALGVALGYAVDLINGAAFNEFSAATRSLSGQSDLQLRGMQSLFDEAIYPQLAKRQGVAVASPVLELNVTVPGQASALKVLGVDTFRAVHITPDLTGVADPARPFDTLADDAIFLSPAAQQWLQVRPGQTLALRNGTAIVKLRVAGGLLRARAGQRIAVMDIGAAQWRFDRIGKLSRIDLKLQPGVNREAFRRTLQGEWPQRLQVTASQDQESSNDNMSRAYRINLNVLALVALFTGAFLVFSTQALSVIRRRSQFALLRVLGWRRSQLLRQVLLEGALLGCLGALLGLALGYALAAAALHFFGGDLGGGYFGGVQASVQFDLPAALVFFALGSGIALLGSLAPALEAARAQPAAALKSGSEETPLARLATPWPALACLLLGALLTQLPPLFGLPIFGYIAVALLLVGGITLMPRAAALVFSALQRFSLGFCPEGRRGLIATLVLARLANVPGQASIALGGVLSSFSLIVAMAIMVASFRISVDDWMQQLLSADLYARSASSGETGAMQPAEQRLLAAVPGVARADFLRTSTLTLDPARPPVILIARGIDAADPARTLPLVGPLLPASAIAAGSLPIWVSEAMVDLYGYHLGQQVTLPLASHPYRFTVAGIWRDYARQSGAIQLRLADYQRLSGDTEVTDAALRLQRDADPGAVITALRKLPFGAALEISQPGEIRAQTLKIFDRSFAVTYLLEIVAIVIGLFGVAATFSAQTLARAREFGMLRHVGVTRRQILSMLALEGGLLTALGMLVGFLLGWAISLILVFIVNPQSFHWTMELHMPWQELAAVALLLLLSAGATALLAGLRAVSVDVLHSVREDW is encoded by the coding sequence ATGACTTCGCCTGCCGCTACCGGCAATCCTCTGCAGCGGTCTCCGGCGCTGGCGCGCTGGCTGCTGCTGGGCGAATGGCGCGCGCATCCGGTGCGGGCGCTGGTGGCGATTGCCGCCATCGCGCTCGGCGTCGCCCTCGGTTATGCGGTAGACCTGATCAACGGCGCCGCGTTCAACGAATTCTCGGCCGCCACCAGGAGCTTGTCGGGCCAGTCCGATCTGCAGCTGCGCGGCATGCAGAGCCTGTTCGACGAGGCCATCTATCCGCAGCTGGCAAAACGCCAGGGCGTGGCGGTCGCCAGCCCGGTGCTGGAACTCAACGTCACCGTGCCGGGCCAGGCCAGCGCGCTGAAAGTGCTGGGCGTCGACACCTTCCGCGCCGTCCACATCACGCCCGACCTGACCGGCGTAGCCGATCCCGCCCGCCCGTTCGACACCCTGGCCGACGACGCCATCTTCCTGTCGCCGGCGGCTCAGCAATGGCTGCAAGTCCGGCCCGGGCAAACGCTGGCGCTGCGCAACGGCACCGCCATCGTCAAGCTGCGGGTGGCGGGCGGCCTGCTGCGGGCCCGGGCCGGGCAGCGCATTGCCGTGATGGATATCGGCGCCGCCCAATGGCGCTTCGACCGCATCGGCAAGCTGTCGCGCATCGACCTCAAGCTGCAGCCGGGCGTCAACCGGGAAGCCTTCAGGCGCACGCTGCAAGGCGAGTGGCCGCAACGCTTGCAGGTCACCGCCAGCCAGGACCAGGAAAGCAGCAACGACAACATGTCGCGCGCCTATCGCATCAACCTGAATGTGTTGGCGCTGGTGGCGTTGTTTACCGGCGCGTTCCTGGTGTTCTCGACCCAGGCGCTGTCGGTGATCCGGCGCCGCTCGCAGTTTGCCCTGCTGCGCGTACTCGGATGGCGGCGCAGCCAGTTGCTGCGCCAGGTATTGCTGGAAGGCGCCCTGCTGGGATGCCTGGGAGCGCTGCTTGGACTGGCGCTGGGATATGCATTGGCAGCCGCCGCCTTGCATTTTTTTGGCGGCGACCTGGGCGGCGGCTATTTTGGCGGCGTGCAGGCCAGCGTACAGTTCGACCTGCCAGCGGCGCTGGTTTTTTTCGCGCTCGGCAGCGGCATCGCCCTGCTCGGCAGCCTGGCGCCGGCATTGGAAGCAGCGCGCGCGCAGCCGGCTGCCGCACTCAAGTCCGGCAGCGAAGAAACCCCGCTGGCACGGCTGGCGACACCCTGGCCGGCGCTGGCCTGCCTGCTGCTGGGCGCGCTGCTGACGCAACTGCCGCCGCTGTTCGGCCTGCCCATCTTCGGTTATATCGCGGTGGCGCTGCTGCTGGTCGGCGGCATCACGCTGATGCCGCGGGCGGCGGCGCTGGTATTCTCTGCACTGCAAAGATTCAGCCTGGGGTTCTGCCCGGAAGGCCGCCGCGGCCTCATCGCGACCCTGGTGCTGGCGCGCCTGGCCAACGTACCGGGGCAAGCTTCGATTGCGCTGGGCGGCGTGCTGTCCAGCTTCAGCTTGATCGTGGCGATGGCAATCATGGTCGCCAGTTTCCGCATATCGGTGGACGACTGGATGCAGCAGCTGCTGTCGGCGGACCTGTATGCGCGCTCCGCCAGCAGCGGCGAAACCGGCGCCATGCAGCCTGCCGAGCAGCGCTTGCTGGCGGCGGTTCCCGGCGTGGCGCGCGCCGATTTCCTGCGCACCTCGACGCTCACGCTGGACCCGGCGCGGCCGCCGGTGATACTGATTGCACGCGGCATCGACGCCGCCGATCCGGCACGTACGCTGCCGCTGGTCGGCCCGCTGCTGCCGGCCAGCGCGATTGCCGCCGGCAGCTTGCCGATCTGGGTCTCGGAAGCCATGGTCGACCTCTACGGCTACCACCTCGGGCAGCAAGTCACGCTGCCGCTGGCGAGCCATCCCTATCGCTTCACGGTAGCCGGCATCTGGCGCGATTATGCGCGGCAATCGGGCGCCATCCAGCTGCGGCTGGCAGACTACCAGCGCTTGAGCGGCGATACTGAAGTCACCGACGCCGCGCTCAGGCTACAGCGCGACGCCGACCCCGGCGCGGTAATAACGGCCTTGCGCAAACTGCCGTTCGGCGCAGCGCTGGAAATCTCCCAGCCAGGGGAAATCCGCGCGCAGACGCTGAAGATTTTCGACCGCAGCTTTGCCGTCACCTACCTGCTGGAAATCGTCGCCATCGTAATCGGCCTGTTTGGCGTAGCCGCCACCTTTTCCGCCCAGACCCTGGCGCGCGCACGCGAGTTCGGCATGCTGCGCCATGTCGGCGTCACGCGCCGCCAGATCCTGTCCATGCTGGCGCTGGAAGGCGGCCTGCTGACCGCGCTCGGCATGCTGGTCGGTTTCCTGCTGGGCTGGGCCATCAGCCTGATTCTGGTGTTCATCGTCAATCCGCAATCGTTTCACTGGACCATGGAATTGCACATGCCGTGGCAGGAACTGGCGGCGGTGGCGCTGTTGCTGCTGCTGTCGGCCGGCGCCACGGCCTTGCTGGCGGGATTGCGTGCGGTGTCTGTCGATGTGCTGCATTCGGTACGGGAGGATTGGTGA
- a CDS encoding ABC transporter ATP-binding protein, which translates to MCTSTETTTNVIPGIVSVGVPALECCGLRKSYAHGRVVLAHLDFSLAAGEYVAIMGDSGVGKSTLLNLIAGLDSANSGSILIDGVNMSSLDDDAATLLRRQKLGFIFQAFHVLPHLTLQQNVALPLLLNGAPQERALELLAAVGLAGRGNDFPRQLSGGEMQRVAIARALVHRPKLILADEPTGNLDPDTAHEVLALLRQEIKANGASAIVVTHSAAAAASADRILVMSADGLQPQ; encoded by the coding sequence ATGTGCACCTCAACCGAAACGACAACCAATGTAATCCCCGGCATAGTCTCCGTCGGCGTGCCCGCGCTGGAATGCTGCGGCTTGCGCAAGTCCTATGCCCACGGCCGGGTGGTGCTGGCGCATCTCGACTTCTCGCTGGCGGCCGGAGAATATGTCGCCATCATGGGCGATTCCGGGGTCGGCAAATCGACCTTGCTCAACCTGATCGCCGGCCTCGACAGCGCCAACAGCGGCTCGATACTGATCGACGGCGTCAACATGTCGAGCCTGGACGACGATGCCGCTACCCTGCTGCGCCGGCAGAAACTCGGTTTCATTTTCCAGGCCTTCCATGTACTGCCGCACCTGACCTTGCAGCAGAACGTCGCCCTGCCCCTGCTGCTCAACGGCGCGCCACAGGAACGCGCGCTGGAACTGCTGGCGGCGGTCGGCCTGGCCGGCCGCGGCAACGATTTCCCGCGCCAGCTGTCGGGCGGCGAAATGCAAAGGGTGGCGATTGCGCGCGCGCTGGTGCACCGCCCCAAGCTGATCCTGGCCGACGAACCGACCGGCAACCTGGATCCCGATACCGCGCATGAAGTGCTGGCTTTGCTGCGCCAGGAAATCAAGGCCAACGGCGCCTCGGCCATCGTGGTCACCCATTCCGCCGCCGCGGCCGCCAGCGCCGACCGCATCCTGGTCATGAGCGCCGACGGCCTGCAGCCGCAATGA
- a CDS encoding DUF3820 family protein, producing the protein MNPEHLQLLVTRQMPYGKYKGRLIADLPGDYLAWFAREGFPAGELGGLIALMYELDHNALAHLLEPLRRR; encoded by the coding sequence ATGAACCCGGAACACCTGCAGTTGCTGGTCACCCGCCAGATGCCTTACGGGAAATACAAGGGGCGCCTGATCGCCGACCTGCCGGGCGATTACCTGGCCTGGTTTGCGCGCGAAGGATTTCCCGCGGGCGAACTGGGCGGACTGATCGCCTTGATGTATGAACTGGATCATAACGCGCTGGCACATCTGCTTGAGCCTTTGCGCCGGCGCTGA